TAAAGTACAATCTGCTGAACTTCAACAGTATATTTTTCAGTTAAACTGTGCTGTCAAATTCCGAAGATCTTACTCAATAATTCCGAACGCTGCTGCTGCAAATCTTCGAGTTGTTCCTCAATTTCTTCCAGACGGACAAGGAGTACCGCAAGAGTTTTGGCTTCTCCACGAAGACAAAGAGCAGGATTCCATTGCCACTGGTCATTTTGAATTTGATTCATGACTTCATCTGCTGGAAAATGCTTCCTAAACGGAGTAGATTAATTTGTCGGATTGTTCGTATTGAGTCCTTGATTCTAATCTCACAATCGCTCTTTTATTTCTTGTGTTTGCTAACCTTTTAGTCTTGTAGTTGACTCAATCTCATTTTTCTTTCCTCCTGTTGATGATTGAGAGTTGGGCGATCGCCAGCACAAAGCAACCTCATGGAAAGGCATCTTCTGTGAACGGTTTTTGAAGAAGACGATTCCTATTAAGGACAGGTCTGTAGAAGCTCAACTGCCAAATTTGAGTTGCTTGATTACCCAGGCTGAATGGATAGTTGTTTTTGGTTTTCGCCGTTTGTTTGCCAAAACGACTTCGATAGCTTTAGTGTATATTCGTGCTTGAAATATTGACAATACCTTTTTTGAGCACCACTGTCGTGCAAAAAACGCAATAATCATGAGTCGTCTTCAAGATTTAGAAGTGTTTGTGCAAGTTGTTGAAAGTGGCAACTTTGCTAAAGCTGCCGCACAATTGCAGTTGAATCCCTCTGCCGTTAGTCGCCGCATTAGCAACCTTGAAGACCATTTAGGAGTGCGTCTGTTTAATCGCACTACTCGGAGCCTGAGCTTAACGGAGGTGGGCAAACGCTACTTCAATCGTTGCCTAAATATTTTGGGAGATATTGAGGAAGCTGAGCAGGAAGCACGGCAACACAGTGACGAGCCACAGGGATTACTCCAAGTCAGTTGCTCGACCTTCTTTGCCTATCAAGTCATTCTCAGCCGACTTACCGAATTTCTGAACCAGCATCCACAGGTACGGCTTAAGCTGGTGTTGACCGACGATGTGGTTGATGTGGTAGCTGAAGGAGTGGATGTTGCCATTCGGATTGGCGAATTAGCAGATTCTTCACTCATTGCTAGAAGATTAGTCTCCAATCGGCGGATTGTTTGTGCCGCTCCTGCTTACCTTGAGCGACATGGTATACCGATGACTCCAGATGATTTGGCACAGCACAATTGTTTAGTTTTGAGTGCTTATAAAACTACACTCAATCAATGGCGATTTAAGGATGGAAGCGGATATCGCGAGATGAGTGTACAAGGCAACTTTGAAGTAAATAGTGGTAACGCCCTGTATAAAGCTCTTTTAGCTGGAGTAGGAATCAGCCGAGTAGCAACGGCTCTGGTTACCTGCGATCTGCAATCCGGTCGATTGATCCGCCTGCTTGAAGACTATGAAGATGATACTGATGGCGGAATTTATGCAGTGTTTCCGAGCGATCGCTATTTGTTACCCAAAGTGAGAGTTTTTGTTGAGTTTTTAGTCAATACTTTGTCTCAACAATGATGATTACTGTACTTCTCAGACAACGTTTTATTGTAGAAGTTAAATGATTTGATACATCTAAAGAAGTTGTACCAGTAGTTGTGATGCTAGCAGAAAATGTATGCGTCCTGGTGTGTTTGCACCAACAATAGGAAACTGGTCGAGAAAGCTCAGTCCCCAGCGAGTTGCTGCAAAATATTTATCCAACATCGCTATAGTTGGTTAGCTTCAACTTAGTTTCATCCTGTGTTTGGGCGATCGCTTGAAACAAAGTCTGTAGGATATTTGTCGTGGTGGGTTGCTCCGTCCTGATCGTTACGATGCGTTGAACAGCAGAATTTGTCAAGTGACAGCCTGTCAAAGAAAAGCAAAGAGTTAAGACAGGGCGGCAAAGTGTACTCGATCGAGGTCTATCCAACAGTAGCAAGATACTTTTACTCTGAGTTTACGCGATGGGCAACTTCGTGAAAAATTCCTCCTCTAGTACTTCCCCGATACAGCTACGGTGTATACAGATCTCGCTCTTCTCCAAATCATTCGGGAACCAGGCATTGGTGGGTTCCCCCAAACCCCCATTGGGGGACGCCACTGCCTCCCCTAAGCCCCCTTAGCAAGAGGTGTTTCAGTTCACCCAAAAACGCGCTTCGCATCGACTCCAAGTACGGGTATTTCTGATTGGATCAAGACCGTTGACGAAGGCTCAAAGTCCCCCAATTTTGGGGGATGTAAGGGGGCTGAGAGGACTTGTGTATACGCGGTAGCCTCTAGAGAAGTTGCACACCACGTTGGTTTTGTTTCATCCAATATCATCGGCAAACTGAGCCTTTATCTACAACGAGGGAGATTTGTATGACTGACTTTGCAACTGATTCCTATCGATGGATTGCTATTTCCTAGGGAAGATGAGATTCTATGACATTGCAACAGTTAAAAACACTCAAGCGATCGACTCTTACTCTGATTGGATTGGGAATTGCGATCGCCAGTGGCTCATCCTATTACGCTTTTTCTCAAGTTGAGCAAGAACCGACTGAACCTGTTGTCACGGCTCCCGTTGATGAACCTGTCACCGCACTGGGACGGCTAGAACCCGTTTCAGAGGTGGTGCGTGTTGCGGCTCCTACGAGCTTAAACAATGATCGGATTGCCCAGTTGTTAGTTGAGCGGGGCGATCGCGTCCAATCGAATCAAGTGATTGCGATTTTAGACAGTCACAATCGCTTGCAGACGGCACTGTTGCAAGCACAGGAGCAGGTCAGAGTCACTCAAGCTAGATTGGCTCAAGTCAGAGCCGGAGCACAGTCAGGAGAACTGGCAGCACAACAGGCTGAGATTGTGCGGTTGGAGGAGGAGTTGCAGGGAGAAATTACCACTCAAACCGCAACCATTGCTCGACGCCGTTCAGAAGTCAATGTGGC
The nucleotide sequence above comes from Oscillatoria sp. FACHB-1407. Encoded proteins:
- a CDS encoding LysR family transcriptional regulator, whose protein sequence is MSRLQDLEVFVQVVESGNFAKAAAQLQLNPSAVSRRISNLEDHLGVRLFNRTTRSLSLTEVGKRYFNRCLNILGDIEEAEQEARQHSDEPQGLLQVSCSTFFAYQVILSRLTEFLNQHPQVRLKLVLTDDVVDVVAEGVDVAIRIGELADSSLIARRLVSNRRIVCAAPAYLERHGIPMTPDDLAQHNCLVLSAYKTTLNQWRFKDGSGYREMSVQGNFEVNSGNALYKALLAGVGISRVATALVTCDLQSGRLIRLLEDYEDDTDGGIYAVFPSDRYLLPKVRVFVEFLVNTLSQQ